A genomic region of Lycorma delicatula isolate Av1 chromosome 4, ASM4794821v1, whole genome shotgun sequence contains the following coding sequences:
- the LOC142324121 gene encoding troponin C, isoallergen Bla g 6.0101-like translates to MDDLSQEQVELLKKAFNAFDQEKKGFIGTEMIGTILEMLGHAQTESQVEAIVHEINGDGSGQLEFEEFCLLASKFLVEEEDEESMQQELREAFRLYDKEGNGYITTAVLREILAELDPNITSGDLDMIIEEIDSDGSGTVDFEEFMAVMTGE, encoded by the exons atg gatgACTTATCACAAGAACAGGTggaat tgttaaaaaaGGCATTCAACGCCTTCGatcaagaaaaaaaaggatttattggCACAGAAATGATCGGTACAATACTGGAAATGTTGGGTCATGCACAGACAGAAAGCCAGGTGGAAGCAATAGTACATGAAATTAATGGCGAtg gatCGGGGCAATTAGAATTCGAAGAATTTTGCCTTTTAGCGTCTAAATTCTTagtagaagaagaagatgaagaaagcATGCAACAAGAATTAAGAGAAGCCTTTCGTCTTTATGATAAAGAAG GTAATGGTTACATTACAACAGCAGTACTTAGGGAAATCTTGGCTGAACTAGATCCAAATATAACATCAGGAGATTTAGATATGATTATTGAAGAAATTGATTCAGATGGATCAGGAACTGTAGATTTTGAAG AATTTATGGCGGTCATGACTGGAGAATAA